A stretch of Lysinibacillus agricola DNA encodes these proteins:
- the ribH gene encoding 6,7-dimethyl-8-ribityllumazine synthase, with protein sequence MGKTFEAQLIGTDLKIAVVVGRFNEFITSKLLDGALDGLKRHGVVEDSIDVAWVPGAFEVPYIAKQLAETKKYDAIIGLGTVIRGSTTHYDYVCNESAKGIASVSLSTNVPVIFGIVTTENIEQAIERAGTKSGNKGYDAAMSAIEMANLKKMIR encoded by the coding sequence ATGGGTAAAACATTTGAAGCACAATTAATTGGTACGGATTTGAAAATAGCGGTAGTAGTAGGTCGTTTCAATGAATTTATTACAAGTAAATTATTAGACGGGGCGTTAGATGGTTTAAAGCGTCATGGTGTAGTTGAGGATTCTATCGATGTAGCATGGGTTCCTGGTGCATTTGAAGTTCCTTACATCGCTAAACAGTTGGCTGAAACAAAGAAGTATGACGCAATTATTGGATTAGGTACGGTGATTCGTGGCTCTACAACACACTATGACTATGTATGTAATGAATCGGCAAAAGGTATTGCAAGTGTGTCACTATCTACAAATGTACCAGTTATTTTTGGCATTGTTACCACTGAAAATATCGAGCAAGCGATTGAGCGCGCAGGTACTAAATCAGGCAATAAAGGCTATGATGCGGCAATGTCTGCTATTGAAATGGCAAACTTAAAGAAGATGATTCGATAA
- a CDS encoding YibE/F family protein — MQNILKKKSYKKVIFYTFIVICFIASVYFVYHNEAFYDRSIAEVIKTELEESTPVTDMYENDDHLYTQLITAVLKNGEEKGRLIHFTNEYSASGAFDQEYHVGNKLFVDIKANTNKNADLTGTILDVKRDQFVLLVAWVFVFALLIVGKRQGLFSIISLIVNALVLSFALDLYVKHSNISLIFISGVCILLFTVISLLLINGFNEKTYAAIVATLIGIFISLLITSLVMWITSENGLRYEEMQFLTRPYRTVFMAGLFIGSLGAVMDVSITMASSIFALFEQDHTISDKALKTSGIDIGKDIMGPITSILFFVYISGSIPMLILYLKNSSTLGLTLSMNLSLELARALAGGIGVVLTIPISLYTSIFFINRKRQK, encoded by the coding sequence ATGCAAAACATCTTGAAAAAAAAGTCTTATAAAAAAGTTATATTTTATACCTTTATTGTAATTTGCTTCATCGCTTCGGTTTATTTCGTTTATCACAACGAAGCATTTTATGATCGTTCAATTGCAGAAGTTATAAAAACAGAATTAGAAGAATCAACCCCTGTAACGGATATGTATGAAAATGATGATCATTTATATACTCAGCTTATTACTGCTGTATTAAAAAATGGTGAAGAAAAAGGTCGGCTTATTCATTTTACAAATGAGTATTCAGCATCTGGGGCCTTCGATCAAGAGTACCATGTTGGGAATAAATTATTTGTTGACATTAAAGCAAACACAAACAAAAACGCAGATTTAACAGGGACTATTTTAGACGTAAAGCGCGATCAATTTGTCTTGTTGGTTGCGTGGGTTTTTGTTTTTGCTTTGCTGATTGTTGGTAAAAGGCAAGGATTGTTTTCGATCATCAGTTTGATTGTGAATGCTCTTGTATTATCCTTCGCTCTGGATTTATATGTGAAGCATTCAAATATAAGTTTGATATTCATAAGTGGGGTATGTATTCTTTTATTTACAGTCATTTCTTTGTTACTCATTAACGGTTTTAATGAAAAAACATATGCAGCGATTGTTGCAACACTTATAGGAATATTTATTTCGTTATTGATTACCTCTTTAGTCATGTGGATTACATCCGAAAATGGTCTTCGTTATGAAGAAATGCAATTTTTAACGCGGCCTTATCGAACGGTTTTTATGGCTGGGTTATTTATTGGATCACTAGGAGCTGTAATGGATGTTTCAATTACAATGGCTTCTTCGATTTTTGCTTTATTTGAACAAGATCATACTATTTCTGACAAAGCACTGAAAACCTCAGGGATTGATATTGGAAAAGATATCATGGGACCAATCACAAGTATTTTATTTTTTGTTTATATAAGTGGATCAATACCTATGTTAATTTTATATTTGAAAAATTCTTCTACATTAGGGCTAACACTATCCATGAACCTTTCGTTAGAGTTAGCTCGGGCCTTAGCAGGTGGTATTGGCGTTGTCTTAACGATTCCCATCAGTCTATACACTTCTATTTTTTTCATTAATCGAAAGAGGCAAAAATAA
- a CDS encoding IS4 family transposase, with product MMMPKHVQLLQKLFEFIRPERVDEIARETGFIKRKRLVTASDFLSLLFHVHGNLVDCTIQELCTKLLTEQDILISRAAVDKKFTPEATAFLQRLIQEFLLEQQQLQLPSLSLTDSWPFSSIRVLDSTVVSVPERFKKRTQKTQQASAKIQFEYDILSGQSTFLHVAFQNINDAKMGASRIPFITENELCMQDLGYFSFENFKKIESKEAFFISKVRTDGYVAFKNPFPSYHPNGKVIQSSLYHRIDLVALCEKLVPGEYLELEEVYFGRDAHFPARCIIFSHNEHREEQQIQKINRRAVKSGKVPKQVVRDLAGITIYISNLPEWISARQIVELYRLRWQVELTFKVWKSNLEIDHFKVMKKERWLCHLYGTILVYLISQLIAYQLRNFIWEEKQVEISEVVATSSIATVVLPKLYEMSIKKGQSFKDIVQAATQLLLKTARKPKSIKGTAFKRLQLI from the coding sequence ATGATGATGCCAAAACATGTACAGTTACTCCAAAAGTTATTTGAATTCATTCGCCCTGAAAGAGTAGATGAAATCGCAAGGGAAACTGGTTTCATCAAAAGAAAGCGCCTTGTAACAGCTAGCGATTTTCTTTCTTTACTTTTTCATGTTCACGGTAATTTAGTAGACTGTACGATTCAAGAACTATGTACAAAATTACTAACAGAACAAGATATTTTGATTAGTCGTGCAGCTGTAGATAAAAAATTCACACCTGAAGCCACAGCTTTTTTACAGCGGCTCATTCAAGAGTTTTTACTCGAACAACAACAACTACAGCTCCCATCGCTCTCTTTGACGGATTCATGGCCGTTTTCAAGTATTCGTGTATTGGATTCCACTGTCGTTAGCGTGCCAGAACGTTTCAAAAAACGCACACAAAAAACTCAACAAGCATCAGCGAAAATTCAGTTTGAATACGATATTCTTTCTGGTCAATCGACATTTCTTCACGTTGCTTTCCAAAATATCAATGATGCTAAGATGGGCGCCAGTAGGATTCCATTTATTACAGAGAATGAACTCTGTATGCAAGATTTAGGTTACTTTAGCTTTGAAAATTTTAAAAAGATAGAGAGCAAAGAAGCATTTTTTATCTCAAAAGTGCGAACAGACGGGTATGTAGCTTTTAAAAATCCATTCCCATCGTATCATCCAAATGGCAAAGTGATTCAAAGTAGTCTGTATCATCGGATTGATTTAGTGGCGCTTTGTGAAAAGTTAGTACCAGGAGAATATTTAGAATTAGAAGAAGTTTATTTTGGACGAGATGCCCATTTTCCAGCCCGCTGTATTATTTTTTCGCATAATGAGCACCGTGAGGAACAACAAATCCAAAAAATTAATCGCCGGGCTGTCAAATCAGGAAAGGTACCAAAACAAGTGGTGCGTGATTTAGCAGGCATTACCATTTATATATCCAATCTGCCCGAGTGGATCTCTGCACGTCAAATCGTTGAATTATATCGCTTGCGTTGGCAAGTCGAATTAACTTTTAAAGTATGGAAGTCTAATTTGGAAATAGACCATTTCAAAGTGATGAAGAAGGAAAGGTGGCTCTGCCATTTATACGGCACCATCCTCGTCTATTTAATTAGCCAATTGATTGCGTATCAATTGAGAAATTTCATTTGGGAAGAGAAACAAGTAGAAATTAGTGAAGTGGTCGCTACAAGCAGTATCGCTACAGTCGTTTTACCTAAACTTTACGAAATGAGTATAAAAAAAGGGCAGTCGTTTAAAGACATAGTCCAAGCAGCTACTCAATTACTTCTAAAAACCGCTAGGAAACCGAAATCCATCAAGGGGACAGCCTTTAAACGCCTTCAACTTATATAG
- a CDS encoding YibE/F family protein codes for MNVLVWLTAILFILMIVIGGKKGVRSFLSLFLNFGVLFITIFLMTNPKNSPIILTLIACTVISWISLFYINEMSSKTVTAFISTMITIVILLLFIVFVTEKSMIRGFGEESTEEISIFSLYISVDFVQIGASVIIISTIGAILEVAISIATSMHEILHHNPFISRKKLFTSGLSIGKDILGTDTNTLFFAFFGGYLSLLIWFKDLSYSIGDIINSKVFATEMIMIFCAGIGIALIIPITSSVNAYYLIKKREKTENAL; via the coding sequence ATGAATGTATTAGTGTGGTTAACTGCCATTTTATTTATATTGATGATAGTTATTGGTGGAAAAAAAGGAGTACGATCTTTTCTATCTTTATTTTTAAACTTTGGAGTGCTCTTTATTACCATCTTTTTAATGACCAATCCAAAAAATAGTCCGATTATATTAACGCTCATTGCCTGTACAGTCATAAGTTGGATAAGCTTATTTTATATTAATGAAATGAGCAGTAAAACGGTGACTGCATTCATTTCTACGATGATTACCATAGTAATTTTATTACTGTTCATTGTTTTTGTGACGGAGAAATCAATGATTCGAGGCTTTGGCGAAGAATCAACAGAGGAAATTAGCATATTTTCACTTTACATTAGCGTCGACTTTGTTCAAATTGGCGCTTCCGTCATTATTATAAGTACAATTGGTGCCATTTTGGAAGTTGCCATTTCCATCGCAACTTCCATGCATGAGATTCTTCATCATAACCCATTCATTAGCAGAAAAAAATTATTTACATCTGGATTAAGCATTGGAAAGGACATTTTAGGTACAGATACAAATACATTATTTTTCGCTTTCTTTGGTGGATATTTAAGCTTGCTAATATGGTTTAAAGATTTATCTTATTCAATTGGCGACATTATAAATTCTAAAGTATTTGCCACTGAAATGATTATGATATTTTGTGCAGGCATTGGGATAGCACTCATCATTCCTATTACTTCCTCAGTAAATGCATATTATTTAATAAAAAAACGAGAAAAAACAGAAAATGCTTTATAA
- the ribE gene encoding riboflavin synthase produces MFTGIVEDVGTVKTLQNDKESMKITVISSKMVEDVKLGDSIAVNGICLTVTHFNEQELTMDVMPETVRATNLQQLAVGNPVNLERAMPASGRFGGHFVSGHVDGVGKILRKRPLANAIYIDIELLEELTSYCILKGSITIDGASLTLFHVEKNSVTVSLIPHTYKETILGMKKIGDLVNVETDLVGKYILHQLKRGQETPTITRDFLAQNGF; encoded by the coding sequence ATGTTTACAGGGATTGTTGAGGATGTTGGTACCGTAAAAACCTTGCAAAACGATAAGGAAAGTATGAAAATTACTGTTATTTCTTCAAAAATGGTGGAGGATGTTAAGCTCGGGGATAGTATAGCAGTCAATGGTATTTGTTTAACAGTGACACATTTTAATGAACAGGAGCTAACAATGGATGTAATGCCTGAAACGGTGAGAGCAACAAATTTACAGCAGCTTGCTGTTGGAAATCCGGTAAATTTAGAGCGCGCCATGCCTGCTAGTGGACGGTTCGGTGGTCATTTTGTATCTGGACATGTAGACGGAGTAGGGAAAATATTGCGTAAGCGGCCATTAGCAAATGCAATCTATATTGATATTGAGCTATTAGAGGAGTTAACGAGCTACTGTATTCTAAAGGGCTCCATCACGATTGACGGTGCGAGCTTAACACTTTTTCATGTCGAGAAAAATAGTGTCACAGTATCACTGATACCCCACACTTACAAGGAAACAATTTTAGGTATGAAGAAAATTGGTGATCTCGTCAATGTAGAGACAGATTTAGTTGGAAAATACATTTTGCATCAACTTAAGCGTGGGCAGGAAACGCCGACCATTACAAGAGACTTCTTAGCGCAAAATGGGTTTTAA
- the ribB gene encoding 3,4-dihydroxy-2-butanone-4-phosphate synthase: protein MAILLHSIEEAIEDLKQGKMIVVVDDEDRENEGDLLALAEFMTPETINFMATYGRGLICTPISQQLAQKLALNPMVSINTDNHQTAFTVSLDHVNTTTGISAFERAMTIKKMIEPQAKAEDFRRPGHVFPLIAKEDGVLERRGHTEATIDLAKLCHSIPAGIICEIMGDNGKMLRFHDLVKYAAQHHLKMISIEALATYRRQQIIEENKLTI from the coding sequence GTGGCGATATTGCTACATTCAATTGAAGAAGCAATAGAGGATTTAAAACAAGGTAAGATGATTGTTGTAGTGGATGATGAGGACCGAGAAAATGAAGGGGATTTACTAGCACTGGCGGAGTTTATGACACCTGAAACAATTAACTTTATGGCGACCTATGGAAGAGGTCTTATTTGTACGCCGATTTCACAGCAGCTCGCACAAAAATTAGCATTAAACCCTATGGTTAGTATCAATACAGATAATCATCAAACGGCATTTACCGTTAGCCTAGATCATGTGAACACAACGACAGGAATTAGCGCCTTTGAACGGGCGATGACTATAAAAAAAATGATAGAACCACAAGCAAAGGCTGAGGATTTTCGTAGACCAGGTCATGTATTTCCATTAATAGCAAAGGAAGATGGTGTATTAGAGCGTAGAGGACATACGGAAGCAACAATTGATTTGGCCAAGCTTTGTCACAGTATTCCCGCAGGCATTATTTGTGAAATTATGGGGGACAATGGCAAAATGCTACGCTTTCATGACCTTGTTAAATATGCAGCGCAACATCATTTAAAAATGATTTCAATTGAAGCATTGGCAACATATCGACGCCAACAAATAATAGAAGAAAACAAACTAACAATATGA